The Mya arenaria isolate MELC-2E11 chromosome 15, ASM2691426v1 genomic sequence ACATCTCATGCTTGTGAAACCAGAATACCTTCTTTTCTCCCTTTTCATGTTTATATCGATCACCAGAGTCCTTGTAAGCATAGGAGTATTTCCGATATGATCCCCTACCTGAACGTCTTTCTCTACTCCTTGATCTACCATCCCAGCTCCTTGACCTACTTCTTGACCTTGAGCCACTCTGTGACCTTCTACTTCTGGATCTTGACCTTGACGGAGATGAAGACCTTTCCCTTTTCCCACTGTATCTTCGTTCtcttttcattttgttcattCTCATTTTGCTTGGTGATTCAAACTTCTCTTTATTCTCATCATAAGGAGTGCCCTTGTCATCCCATCTGGATCGAAATCCTTTAAGTTTCATCAGTTTTTCCAAGTTTTTCTCCCCTTTTGTTCCAGGACCAGATGAAGAGGCTTGATTTGACCTTAAAACAGGTGAGGTATGCTTTTCCTCTACCCTGCTCCCAGACAATTTAGCTGCAACCTCAGCTGCTCTTTTAGCTACGAGATCCTTCAGTGAGCTTGTCAGATCCTCATCTTCTACAATAGGTGATGGACTAAGCTCTTTCCACTTTTCCTGAAGTGCTTTCTTCTCTTCAGGCTTCATTCTTCTATGTGGCGGAGGTGAACTTGATATCATGTGTGAAGCTAtgtagttgtttatttccttcACAGTATCTACTTTGGATACTTTACCAATGTTAGACTTCAATTCTGGCCCCTCCCAACGACTTTTCTTATCATCCGTAGGACTGTCCCATCTGCTCTTGATGTCTGGTAGTTCAACTGGCTCATTGTGTCTGTAAGAGGACCGATCACTTTTCCTTCGACTTATATCTCTTGAATGACTTCGGGAGCTTTGGTGCCTGTCTCTAGATCTTGAATGCGATCGTTTTCTGCCTTTGACACTTGACCTTGAACAACTGCTTGAACTGGAATCAGATCTGGATGACTTCCTTTGCCCCTGCTTGGATTTCATGAATGACCTCCCCCTTGACGATGATcttcttgtttgtttgtgcTTGTGTTCTGGAGTCATTGGTCTATATTTAAACCTTGGGTCATTTTTAATGTCTTCTGAGTCTGGTTCCTGTTGTCTAGAATCTTGTGTTTCTCTTCCATCTTTTGAATCACGTTGCCTGTTGTCCTGTTTGTCAATATCTGGTTCCTTCTCCGGATTTTGGCTCTTTTCAGGGTGGTGTTTAAGTTTAACAGCTCTTGGAACATAGGTAGAAAACTTTGACTGGGTAGGTTCTTGTTTCTTTCCTGAGGGAGCAAAAATGTCCTGCTTGGGTCCAAGGTCTTCACCAACATCTTCGTATCTCTTATAAGTTGTTTGTGTACTATCTTTTCCCTTGGGTTTTATAGCTATTACCCTCCTGGTTTCTCCTTGCTCTGGTGACCTATTATAACCCCATTTTTCATCCTTCCCAGGCTTTTCACAAATTTCATATTCATCTGCTCTATTACTTTTCTTTTGGTATTCTTCTTTCCTACTGTCTTCTCTTCTGTCCCCCTCCTGTCTTTTACCATATCTTGGAGATGGTGACCTGCTTCTAGAGTAAGACCTTATCTTCTTTACATCTCTACTGCTATCTCTTCCATATGATCTTTCACTATCTCTATCTCTTCCATATGATCGTTCACTTTCTCTTTCAAAAGCCTGGcctttttcttcatgttttttATCACTGTGTCTAGGAGACCTTGATCTAGCTTGCCTCTCTGAAAATGTTCTTTTCCACTTTCCGTCGCCTCTGTCATCTATCTCCCCACTTCCTCGAGGAGAAAGTGATTCTCTTCTATCATCAGGTTTTTTCTTCCCTACCATAATACTTCTTATTTCTTGGTTATAATCTGAATCGAAGTATGCCCCTGATTTCCTTTTGTTGTTATCTAGCTTGTCAGCAGCTTCAGTTTTTTTCTTGACCACAGATATGATCCTCCTCTCCTGATTGCCAGGTCCATCCTGATCATTTCTACTTGACTCAGAGGCATGACCACTTTCATCAAAGCTCTCACCATATTTGCGCCTATCATAAGATTCCCTCTTGTAAGCTCTTACTGATTTCGCACTTCGCTCTTGGATATCCCACTGCCTTCCTCTCTTACCGTTATGTCTACCTATATCATTATTTCTATCATAGTCCTTCTTTTCATATTCTCTTCTATGATCCTCCTTTTTCCCACCATAGGCTCTCATGTGGTAGTCATCATACCTTGAGTCATGCTCCTCTGGGGATATGTCTTCGAGGCCGAGACGATCAGACACCTCATCTTTAGTGGGTGTCACACTCACTGACCTGTCTTGGTTGATCTGTAGTCGATCTATCTTGTGACCCCCAGACCCATGCTCAGGCGAGTCTCTGTATCCCTGTTTCCTCTCATATTTGTCATATGACTCCCTCCTGCTATCTCTGAGATCTTTTCTCTCCCTGTACCTCTCTTCAACTCTCTTATACTCTTCCTCAACTTCTTCCCTTCCCCTGTATTTGTATCTCTCTCTATCAGCATCATAACCTTTTTTAGGATCAAACTCATGTTTCTCAGAACTTTTTTTGAACGCTCTAGGTTTTTGTATATCTGGGGACTTATTTCGTAGAGGACTTCTTTCAAAGCCAGACATCCGCCcttttttcatatcaaattCAGCCCTCTTATCATATTTTGGTGTCTCTGACCTAGTTCTCTGACCTCTTGAAGTATTATCCCTAttcggtgaccttgacctggatGTCTTCCTTCTGTTACTTTTTGATCTTGATCTACTTCTCGAACTGGAGGAACTTGATGAACTTAAACTCTGCCTGTGATGTGACATTTGACTTTTTGCCAAATTCTCATCAAGAGATTCATTGTCATACGAGTGTCTCTTCTTGCttctgaaatatgaaaacattaattgaacatttgaaacagaaataGTATGAAGATccacttttaaataaattatgatcattgaaaattatattaatgtcCGGATGCTTGTCACTTGTAATAACTTCCCAAATGCAATcaagaatgtttatattttattcatatattatggTATATTTTTACAGAACTCTGTCTCAAGTGATAAtgctttatttttcataaatgattGTATTTCAGTGGACCttgtttataattgtgtatCATAAGACTTCTGCagccaaatatattaaattggtCCTAATTCTCTTGTTTGGTCAAATAAGCCAAATTGTGTAATGCTTAGTCCATATTTATCCAATAGTTtctattgaccaatcaaatacTTTTACTTTGTAAACTGGCCAAACTTTTAAGACaccaattgttgtttttatacagGTAACTGACATTGGAGTAACTCTATATGCTTTTGTCAACATTCAGCTTTACACTAAACAAGTGTACCTCTGTTCATCCTTGATGAGTTTCTTCAGTGTGTCAGTTGTTTCCTTGAAAGGGAGAGAGTGGTCCATATCTTCCTGTGTGTAGGTTGGGGGTGGGGACCTTCCACGCTTTGATCCCCTGGCACTCTCACTCTCCTGGATTGGAgttacaacacttattttctatttttactaaAACATTGCATACTATTGTACAGTCCAAGGATGAATCTTGAATTTTACTAAAGCAAGGAATAAAACAATAGCTATGATGCTTAATTATCAAAACAGTCTATCATACTGTATATAGGACGCACACAAAAATGCATGCATCCTATCTTTAATATTAGGTTTCTGACTTTTATTTTAGGAGACAACTTCTTCCcaaatttgctttaataaagaaataaatggaagaaaatgtgtttctttacatttttactttcaaacGGACGTAAAACCCTAATTGAGCACAAcagcacaattttttttagatCTTCCTTAATAACCAGAAACATGCACTGAGTGTCCTGTTAACCTGTTTGTACAGGACATATCGGAGAGACTCCTTGGCTTCCTGTGAGTCTGGCATCACTTCTATGGCTCGCATGTAACATTTTTCTGCTGCAAGGTAGCCATGCTCATCTTCATGTCTGGGAATATATAACATTGCGTTTCTCAAGTTCAATCAACACTCCCTAGATTCAACACTCAAtcaatattgatgaaaatgCTCACATGAAATAGGTTACAGGAAAATGTTTGGAATGATCAAATCAAAATGATCGTTTTTGTAATCAAAAACAAATGTCTCCCTCTCTGCACATCTTCTCaatatgatgaatatgatgaaCATTTGTAGTAAGTTTCAAATCCAAAGAGGTTCAAGAAATATGGAGCATACATGAAATGTAGTAATGTGACCGTAGACCTCTGAGTTTGGCCTTTGACCCTAGGCTGAGATGGATGTAACACACgctctgcacattgtctcaatattGTGAAAATAACTGTTAGCAGTTAAAGAGATATGGAGTCATATCACCTTTGACCtgatagtgaccttgacctgaacCCAGCTCACATGTGCTCTGCATGGTTAACATGGTAAATATTTGTGttgagttatttcaaaatccttcaaggggTTAAAGAGATATGGAACAGACACAAGGATCAGGATGGACCTTGTCTCCCCATTTATGGTGGAGGCATAATTATACtattatgatcataattataaatCTGAAATAAGCTTTTGTACAAGCTTAAGAAAAactatattgaaaacaaaagaatTTCTAACTTCAAACATGAAAACACAACTAACCATTTGACTAGGACATAATGATAAGGCATAAAAAATAACGTTTGTTTCTGTTTTCCTGACATTCCCTACTTTTTGCCCCAACTCTTAACCTTTTTATTGTCTTTATAGAAGTAAATGTTCTGCTAAATGCTAAAGCatattatatatagtttttttggaaactgaaaaaaaacagaaacaatttgcctattaaaaaacaaagaaacaagagggccctcTACCGCTTATCTGATTGGAAAAGGGGTTCTAAAGTTATTAATCAGACAACATACTGGCTGCCGCCTGCCCGTATGCCAAAGGTGAAACTATTAGAAGTCCCATTTTTTAACAGatgtataaaaacatgattttttttacaaagggcaataactcttacaGTACTACACAGCACATAGATGATAAGATCCTGTGAATAAATTAATGACGTTTTAAAATCATCCCttcaatgattgtaaaacaataagaaaattaaaaaaaaaaaaaaatatgaatatttagatcAATTTAAGGtacatttctgtgaaaatattttgaaatcgaGACAATCGCAAATGGTTTTTGAAGAGAATATTTTCAAGGTTTTTGATATAGAAATGTAGTGAAAAGCCCGCCCCTGGCAACCGTTTTTTTAAATTGGTCCATTGGAATCTAAggtgaataatttcaaatttttccatatagacatttATAGAAAAGTAGTTCTGCCCCCTGGTAGCCATGTTTTTTTACCATAACATGCCATAAGGAATTTGATAGGGGGTCACCCATTATATctgtgaaaatattgaaaattctGACCAGCAGGTTCTGATGAGAAGTTTTCTGtataaacagtgaaaaatagCCCCACCCAGTGGTTTCTTAGAAAAGTTTTTTCCTTTCAGTTGCCATGaaaaccagagttctgcatggaaccacttgtatttatttatgaagGAATCTGGAAGAGGACCATCCAAGAAACCTctcaaaattgtttgaaattattgttaaggagaagttgtttgaaggaaaatgcCGAGTATGGTAGGAAGAGTCTCAATATCTCATGCCTAATACTTtctgctcaggtgagctaaataaagattttttgaCCTAACTATCCTCAAAAAACTTTGCATGTCACTGGAAAAAAACatagatttatttttatgccttAGCATAATTGAGATTATGAactgaaatgtaataaaaattttttaacaagcatACGTTTTGCCCTTGGCTAGTAGCGTTTCATGCATGTATTTGATGGCATTTGGGTGTTTGGGGTTCAAGGTAAGGGCTTCCTCAAAGTCTTCAAGGGCTCGAGTGTAGCTCTCTGTATTGGCATACCTTAATGAAGTAGAAAAAGTACAAACATTTACCTTTTTGAAGAATAGAATAAAGCTCAtctaaccatttttttcttataaatataatatgaccTTGTTGTGGTTTATGCTAACAGAAATGTATGTACAAAGTATGTCCATTGAGTATGTAACACAGATTTTGCAACAAAATTAACACTGATCAAAACAGTTTGTGAAAACATGAGAAGCTTGAAAGTTTAATACATAACAAAGATTTGCTACAACATGAAGTAATGGTAAAAATTGTGCCTTACAGTGCACCCCTGGCCACCAGTGCCTCAACATTGGTTTTGTCAATCTGAAGTGCCTTGTTCAGTTTCTGCATTGCCTCTGTCTCACGTCCCTCCTTGAAGAAGGCCACCCCCTCAGCAACACTGCCAGAGATTATACACAATCATTTGTAAATACATCAGTAGTCATAATGTTCTTTTTATACATTggtctgttttcatttttttttttcatgaaaaataaatatgatacgaaaatgttttttttttgcatttacaCTCATCACGAGGTTTGAATACAAGAGCAGATGTCCCACTGAGACTATAAATTTACCTTCCAACAACAAACTTACCATGCATATGCCCATTTCTGGGACTGCTGTTTCTTCAGGCTTTCAGCATACTCTTTTTCTGGGATTGCTAGCCTACAAACAACATCCagataatgaaaattaaaatattttcttttaattaaaccCTTgtataaagtacatgtattaacaaATGTTTTGGATGTATGTAAAGCAATTGAATGTACTAACACAgctattgaaatatattataaagcTTGACGGTAAATACTATGATGCTTTACTTCAAAAGCATTGTACCTTTTATTTAGTATAACTGCCACTCTAGCATGACAATATTGCATCATGTTGATCATATCTTTACTTGCAATTCAGAATGAAATCTCTACAACACcctgtaaataaaacacaagtCACATCTTCACTAGAAACACCAACATCTTCTAAGCTTTGTTGTACCGCCAAcctgtaaaataaaaattccTGAAAGAAATACCATGGTTCCTTCTTCCTGAGtgtccattttttttcttccatcCATTGTGTATGATTAGGACATGCTCATACAATTATCAGGACATGTATTTACCGATGCAGCCCTCTCATGAGCGATGCTTCCTGTTTCTGACGTAGCACTCCCAGAAGATACGACACATTTCCCGGATTTGTGAACCCCAAAATGGAATTAACAAGCTCATCAAATGTCAGTCCCCTGATGTGCAGTTTTCTCCTGGAAAGTAAAACATTTCAGTATAAAGGGCAACACAAATGCTATATCATGATTAAGTGATTTAGTAAAAATTTCATTGTAATAGCTTTGTTAATAAGAAAGTAGACCAATTGGTCACAGTCAAGATTATcagaggacaacattgatatttgttttcaaaagagTACAcagtccaaatttcattgctgaagatttaaaaataaaaagtaggtCAATGGGGGTGGGTCTAGGTTTGACCTCagaggcataatttgaacaaatttgatcGCCATCAAATATCTACAAATATCTAAGGTCTGGGCTAGCCGTTTCAGACAAGTACATTTTCATACATAAGCCTAAAGGAAACTGTGACCGCCTAGGACTTTGAAAGTTTTATccaaaggggcataatttgaacaatcttggtacaGGACTACTATATGATGctatataacaaatatcaaggGGTTAGGCCCAGCTGTTTGTGCACAGTTGAGCTAAATACACAccacaaaaacatttacttgGACAAAAGACATGAACAGTATATACCTGTACTGAACTGGAAAATCTTCCTCATGAATAAGACCCTGAAATGTGGACATAATGAGCCAAGTTTGTTTCTTAAATTGAATCGCTACCATCTCATCTTACctattcaatacaaaaacaaacaattttaaataaagtcctacaattaatcataaaagaaaaaacaaaaccccaaccaaaatttgtttcctctaaatttaaattgttctaTTTAAGAGTAAAGTGTAACGAAAATTTATTACAGACTAAACAACCTTTTGGGGCATGAACGAACAACTTCatgaattaaaaatgcaaaattacacATGAGTATTTTTATGATTGATAtcgaaattaaaacatttagttGACAGTTGTATCCCACCAGGGTGTATGAAGACTTTACACCCGTTGTCTGGCCATGGTCGATGAGGGAAATGAGGATGTTCTCATTCTCCGGATTCACATTCACAACCACACCTGAAATATACAACCAATCAAGTAAAACAAACTGAGCAAGTAACCATTCACAAACACGCCTGAAATGTACAACCAATCAAGTAAAACAAACTGAGCAAGTAACCATTCACAAACACGCCTGAAATATGCAACCGATCAAGTAAAACAAACTGAGCAAGTAACCATTCACAAACACACCTGAAATATACAACCGATCAAGTAAAACAAACTGAGCAAGTAACCATTCACAAACACGCCTGAAATATACAACCGATCAAGTAAAACAAACTGAGCAAGTAACCATTCACAAACACGCCTGAAATATGCAACCGATCAAGTAAAACAAACTGAGCAAGTAACCATTCACAAACACGCCTGAAATATGCAACCGATCAAGTAAAACAAACTGAGCAAGTAACCATTCACAAACACGCCTGAAATATGCAACCGATCAAGTAAAACAAACTGAGCAAGTAACCATTCACAAACACGCCTGAAATATGCAACCGATCAAGTAAAACAAACTGAGCAAGTAACCATTCACAAACACACCTGAAATATACAACCGATGAAGTAAAACAAACTGAGCAAGTAACCATTcacaacaaatatacaaatgacCCAAGATAATACGTGGCTAGATTTcatcaatttaaagaaaaatcatttaataaattccatACTGAAATACCAGCCATGTTTTACAGTTGAACACTGATAATCTGAAATTGTAGGAACCCAAAATTTTATTTCGGAATAGCAATATTTTGGattaacaattttaagaaaatgacagcgttcgcgaattatagatgacgtgaaatactaAGTCGCGAAGATTGCGATGTCGGTTACACATTCCCAATACgatatacaaaaatgtttgttgattcactttttaataaatgacaaataattcattattatacTTCTGTATTAAAACTGCTTTTAGTGAGatgattataaaacatttaaaacaaaatgacagcacatgtatgcattcggaGCACAGTATTAATTATTTGGTAGCGGGTTGAGTGAGCAATGGGCGATCGAATCTGATGAGAAAgagatattcaaatgatattcaGGTTGTGTTAATcagcaattatttattattggcAATTTGATGCCAAAGGGCATAATAAGCTTACACTCatactcgggccttgcccattcggcgagtgtgCACTACTTCACCCaaatgaatcgctcattttctgacataGATGTTTGCGACATACgcgtgctcaatgtcattctttaacaagcgctaattgtgctccattgttACAATGCCCAAGTGCATTcgcagtatggtgtgaaaaactatgacatgatcaagtttgaaataagaattgataaataggtggAATATACCAAATTGGGTCCGTAATTTTTACTTCGGAATAGTGATTATTTCGGACTAGCGATATCgcattaaagattaaaaatttagttaaacaaagaaggagtaaaatcgAAGACTGAAAAATGATTTCGAAATAGTGATAATTCCAGATAAATGGTGTTGGAAATAGTGGTGTTCAACTGTATCTTATTTAGATCAGGTCAGAAAGTAAAATATTCTTGATTCCCCTCCAACCACCAAAGACTGAGTGTGGGTTGGTCGATTGATAAATAGTTTGTTAGTTATTCAGATTAGAGAATGGTGTCtgtgtttgtaaaattaattgtgaaaaatatttttaatttgaattccATGAAAAGAATTGTGTCTCTGGAGCACCCATCATAGTccaacaaatattataaagcaCAAATGAATGTAAAAGAAGCAAAACTCATACTCAATTGAGATACTGAGGCAATCAATCCTGATTGAGACATTATGCCCACAAACACTCAGTCACCAAATTCATCATGATTTCATAATCAATACTTAATAAGTTTTTGTCCATTGACTCAAGACATAAACcttcttttaaatgtaaaagggGCTTAACTCTGGACTTACAGATGCAATCAACCCCAGAATTGAACTTGACTGAGACAATTATATTACAGGCAAGACACTGTTGCCACAATTCCTAATGAttgtgaataataaatatttcagtaaTTGTCTGCACAAGACATCAAGttactaaataaatgtttattaagtAGCGTATCTCTGGAGGAACGTTCGTGATTTGCCTAACAAATAAACTTGACCAAAACATTATGCCAACAAACCTTGTCACCAAGTTACATCACAGTTcgataataaaaacataactaaATGTCTGCCCATGACATAACCTTCAATTTTCTAACATACAAGGGGAAAACATGATGAAAGTGTAAATGAACATAATGTCCTGGTCATATTCGACTGTGGGAATCAAACATGACCAGGACATTATAGTCACAAACACATTCACCCACTTTCATCataattggataaaaaaatattcagtaaCAGCTATTGTCTGCACAAAAACACACACCTAACTATTATCAGTATTAAAGGGACCCAAGatgtgtttaaaaacataatatctCAGTCATGGGAAGGGTAACATGTCTATGTAACACCGGTGACTCTTGCGGCGGTGTCAATTTTGAACCTAGGGCTATAATTTCAACAATCTTGGTTGAGGAACATTTGACAATGCTACACACCAATTATataagcttgatatttgttctcaaaacCGTACACATGGTTCAAATTTCAAAGctgtacatttcaaaataagaaagtaggacAAAAGGTACCTGAGtatgtcaatattgatatttgtttgcaaaactgtacacatggttgaaatttcattcaattggcttcaaaaacaagaaagtaggtcaaaaagtcacAATCATGTTCATCTATTAAAAagcattgatatttatttccaCACCATACTgtaggggcatttattttccaaccttgttatttatttgctataaatgcattttgaagtataaaaattgataaatacaatgcTCTAAAAAACACTACGgtatgttactatttttagaatttcgtaaaattttgaattaaagtCATGGGTATCAAAGATGCCTAAAACGTTCACTTAACAGGTTTGAATGCATTCCTACCTCGTTTTTTTCATGGAAATTTTTGCAAggtaatatatattattgatcATGAGTATGACATCATAGGTCATGGCTCAGAATCGTGTCAAAATGTTggccatgttggataaacaaaacattgtctggcttgtataaacaaaggccataaatATTATATGGGACATATGATAGTCGCTAA encodes the following:
- the LOC128219611 gene encoding zinc finger CCCH domain-containing protein 13-like isoform X2; translated protein: MINMMQYCHARVAVILNKRLAIPEKEYAESLKKQQSQKWAYACVAEGVAFFKEGRETEAMQKLNKALQIDKTNVEALVARGALYANTESYTRALEDFEEALTLNPKHPNAIKYMHETLLAKGKTHEDEHGYLAAEKCYMRAIEVMPDSQEAKESLRYVLYKQESESARGSKRGRSPPPTYTQEDMDHSLPFKETTDTLKKLIKDEQRSKKRHSYDNESLDENLAKSQMSHHRQSLSSSSSSSSRSRSRSKSNRRKTSRSRSPNRDNTSRGQRTRSETPKYDKRAEFDMKKGRMSGFERSPLRNKSPDIQKPRAFKKSSEKHEFDPKKGYDADRERYKYRGREEVEEEYKRVEERYRERKDLRDSRRESYDKYERKQGYRDSPEHGSGGHKIDRLQINQDRSVSVTPTKDEVSDRLGLEDISPEEHDSRYDDYHMRAYGGKKEDHRREYEKKDYDRNNDIGRHNGKRGRQWDIQERSAKSVRAYKRESYDRRKYGESFDESGHASESSRNDQDGPGNQERRIISVVKKKTEAADKLDNNKRKSGAYFDSDYNQEIRSIMVGKKKPDDRRESLSPRGSGEIDDRGDGKWKRTFSERQARSRSPRHSDKKHEEKGQAFERESERSYGRDRDSERSYGRDSSRDVKKIRSYSRSRSPSPRYGKRQEGDRREDSRKEEYQKKSNRADEYEICEKPGKDEKWGYNRSPEQGETRRVIAIKPKGKDSTQTTYKRYEDVGEDLGPKQDIFAPSGKKQEPTQSKFSTYVPRAVKLKHHPEKSQNPEKEPDIDKQDNRQRDSKDGRETQDSRQQEPDSEDIKNDPRFKYRPMTPEHKHKQTRRSSSRGRSFMKSKQGQRKSSRSDSSSSSCSRSSVKGRKRSHSRSRDRHQSSRSHSRDISRRKSDRSSYRHNEPVELPDIKSRWDSPTDDKKSRWEGPELKSNIGKVSKVDTVKEINNYIASHMISSSPPPHRRMKPEEKKALQEKWKELSPSPIVEDEDLTSSLKDLVAKRAAEVAAKLSGSRVEEKHTSPVLRSNQASSSGPGTKGEKNLEKLMKLKGFRSRWDDKGTPYDENKEKFESPSKMRMNKMKRERRYSGKRERSSSPSRSRSRSRRSQSGSRSRSRSRSWDGRSRSRERRSGRGSYRKYSYAYKDSGDRYKHEKGEKKVFWFHKHEMSKGNDPPAVGTFRGRGTFYGRGQFQGRGQFRGQNRFMRGRGGFSEGRGRGSNSIQKTGRGDWKGQGQMQPYNEAPPSKSRWSSDGESEGEAGKQSAKQKESLNELEEFYNKLKTDKKRLSTDGKEDN
- the LOC128219611 gene encoding zinc finger CCCH domain-containing protein 13-like isoform X1, giving the protein MDENLLGKAIEGHGPDFLRQLQLEQEKVPPNIFLYLQKHRPYMPEINDPQFILNVRRFVAKKADILFQPYDGMEKKKFEANDDEDSYAKMPPIETFMGVEPHTTRSHFFYSVVAGDFVVGVVTSIVDSGLLLRLLCMEEGHNRDIDDLNITCFVPCKEIPKMFPTQNPVEGYQVKDFIRGVVVNVNPENENILISLIDHGQTTGVKSSYTLGLIHEEDFPVQYRRKLHIRGLTFDELVNSILGFTNPGNVSYLLGVLRQKQEASLMRGLHRLAIPEKEYAESLKKQQSQKWAYACVAEGVAFFKEGRETEAMQKLNKALQIDKTNVEALVARGALYANTESYTRALEDFEEALTLNPKHPNAIKYMHETLLAKGKTHEDEHGYLAAEKCYMRAIEVMPDSQEAKESLRYVLYKQESESARGSKRGRSPPPTYTQEDMDHSLPFKETTDTLKKLIKDEQRSKKRHSYDNESLDENLAKSQMSHHRQSLSSSSSSSSRSRSRSKSNRRKTSRSRSPNRDNTSRGQRTRSETPKYDKRAEFDMKKGRMSGFERSPLRNKSPDIQKPRAFKKSSEKHEFDPKKGYDADRERYKYRGREEVEEEYKRVEERYRERKDLRDSRRESYDKYERKQGYRDSPEHGSGGHKIDRLQINQDRSVSVTPTKDEVSDRLGLEDISPEEHDSRYDDYHMRAYGGKKEDHRREYEKKDYDRNNDIGRHNGKRGRQWDIQERSAKSVRAYKRESYDRRKYGESFDESGHASESSRNDQDGPGNQERRIISVVKKKTEAADKLDNNKRKSGAYFDSDYNQEIRSIMVGKKKPDDRRESLSPRGSGEIDDRGDGKWKRTFSERQARSRSPRHSDKKHEEKGQAFERESERSYGRDRDSERSYGRDSSRDVKKIRSYSRSRSPSPRYGKRQEGDRREDSRKEEYQKKSNRADEYEICEKPGKDEKWGYNRSPEQGETRRVIAIKPKGKDSTQTTYKRYEDVGEDLGPKQDIFAPSGKKQEPTQSKFSTYVPRAVKLKHHPEKSQNPEKEPDIDKQDNRQRDSKDGRETQDSRQQEPDSEDIKNDPRFKYRPMTPEHKHKQTRRSSSRGRSFMKSKQGQRKSSRSDSSSSSCSRSSVKGRKRSHSRSRDRHQSSRSHSRDISRRKSDRSSYRHNEPVELPDIKSRWDSPTDDKKSRWEGPELKSNIGKVSKVDTVKEINNYIASHMISSSPPPHRRMKPEEKKALQEKWKELSPSPIVEDEDLTSSLKDLVAKRAAEVAAKLSGSRVEEKHTSPVLRSNQASSSGPGTKGEKNLEKLMKLKGFRSRWDDKGTPYDENKEKFESPSKMRMNKMKRERRYSGKRERSSSPSRSRSRSRRSQSGSRSRSRSRSWDGRSRSRERRSGRGSYRKYSYAYKDSGDRYKHEKGEKKVFWFHKHEMSKGNDPPAVGTFRGRGTFYGRGQFQGRGQFRGQNRFMRGRGGFSEGRGRGSNSIQKTGRGDWKGQGQMQPYNEAPPSKSRWSSDGESEGEAGKQSAKQKESLNELEEFYNKLKTDKKRLSTDGKEDN